Below is a genomic region from Rhinoraja longicauda isolate Sanriku21f chromosome 34, sRhiLon1.1, whole genome shotgun sequence.
gcagagagagaaagagagcgagagagaggcggagagaggaaGAGACAACGTGACAGACAGCACCCTCTCATATTCCAGCTCCACGCCCCAGATTTCTGAAACCAATTTCCAACGGTTAGTCGACAATCGATCCCAAAATTAGCGCTCCGGACAAACTGTCAGAGACAGGCATTCCGCGGTAAAAGTCACTCAGTGGTATTATCGCTGTGTcaaattaatttgtaaccctccAGTTCATTATCGGAGTCCGTTCCCTCTGCCCATATCGCCCACCCCACGCGGTTCAGCAGTTTACAGTCGCTTTTTAAAGGATGATTTGGGGAACATGCCGAGTTGGTGCTTGTGCTGAGAAGGGGATTCTGTCAGTGTTATCGTCTCACTGACAATGAAAGGCTTTGAATTCAGCTTGCAGCCAAACGTATGCCCAGTCCGAGTGATGCTGAGCCCGGTCACACCATTTAGTTGTATTCCAGACACTGGATaccggggggaggggtgggggatgcaGCGAATGTCAGCGAGTTACGAGGGACCTCCGGTAATTTAAATGATTTCCCCCCTGGCACTGAACTTGTCCCGGGACAGGGATTGCTTGAGTCTGGATCAGCTCTTTCCTGGGAGATGTGGGTGGCTCTGAGAAGAGCCGTTGGGTTCAGGTCTTTACAATGTGCgctttttaattcactttttgaTCGCTGCCTTCTTGGGTTTAGCCGATTTCGGCTTCACCGGGCGTTTCACCGGCTTCTTTGCTGCCTTTTTCACTGCGACCTTTTTGGGTTTTTTCGGCGATACCTTCTTGGGCGATACTTTCTTCGCCGCCGTTTTTTTAGCCTCTGGTTTCTTGGCCCCAACTTTCTTGGCGGGAGATTTCTTCACCGTTGGTTTCTTGGTGGTAGTTTTTGCCAATGATTTCTTGATCGGGGTTTTCTTGGCCGTCGGTTTCTTGCTCTTGGATGTCTTGGCTGCTGGAACCTTCGCTTTCTTTATCGGTTTCACGGCGGCTTCTCCCTTACCGGTCTTGAAGGAGCCCTTGTTCTGAACCAGGACACCGTTTGCTACTCTCTTCCTGATGCACAACAGGATCAGGCGGCGGGACTTCATCAGATCGACGCCTTCTGCCCCCAGACCCTTCTTTATCGCAACTAAGGACAGCCCATGGCGATCGTGGCAATCCGCAACAAGCTTGTCGATCCGGCCGCCCAGATTGGGACCGGCTGCTTTACTCCGGGCGGCCGCCTTCTTCTTCTTGGGAGACTTGGTTTTAGCGGCGGGGACGGCTTGAAGAGCCGCTTCGGCGGCTGCGGTCTCGGTCATGTCGGCGACTCTGCACAAGCTCTCTCTGACACTCAGGACTGAGTTTGAAATGAATCGAGTGGCGGCGGCACAGAGCAATTTAAAGGCAGCGAGCGGACGGGGCGGAGACATCCTGCTGTCAGCTCCCGGCCCCTCCGCCTCGTTGTGTTTCTCTGTCTTCAAAAACCCTCCAATTCCAATAAAAATCGGACACCTCGGAGACACAGACTGACCTCGGTACATCTCTGAGACCGGAATGTTTATTGTAGAGTAAGTCCGATACGAATTAAAGGCAGCGCTTTCCATTTAAACCCGTTTCACTGATGCACTGAGCGCGTTCTCTGTCCCGATCGCTGACATGTTCGCTGCTTTTCGGCAGAAATATCGAAACCAACGTAAACTTTGCAGTTAATTCCCACTTCAGGACTGAGCTGGGAAGTGGGGCGATCCCGTGCCACTGATATCTTTACATTTTTCACCAGAGGGACTGGGAAATCCGGCGAAATGTTCGGACACACAAACACAGTGACATCAATCTGAGTCGCCCGCCCCTTTAACACACTATCTGACACAATGTTCACATCTACACATTCACAGCTCGGGCAGTTTGCCCGTTGCACAGTTCCCAGGGTGGGATTACCTCTCCGCTCGACCCGTGCTGTGGATTCTCGGGGGTTGCGTGTAGTTTCCCAGCTCAGTAGCTGTTAAACTCGCTGACGCCGCCGCTCATCAGAGTCTCTGATCCCTGGATTCGGATTCGTCTCGTCTCTTTCTTGCATGAGCGGCCCTGTATTTTTAAACAGTCCAACACCTGACACAGACTCCAGTTGTGGTATCAACAGCTCACTGCATGTCTGAAATATGATTTATTTACTTGTTATTTTTTACCGGATAATATTATGGTCACTGGCTCctcactgacacttcagtcacttgctctGCCTGGTTTCCCAATAGGAGGCCCAGTATCGCCTGCTctttagagaaggaatgggtgacgtttcgtattGAGAaatatctatcttcgatttaatcctgcagttctttccgatacATTTTCCTGTGACAGGTGGTTGTGACTTGCCTGGTGTTTCctgctcccccgccccctccacctTTGTTGATATGGAATTATTCTCTTTGTTGTTGTCGGAAGGATACTGCCCTTAATCTGGGGatatttggaaaaaaaataaaaatgccagCTCAACAGCAACTTTTTTTATAACTCTGGAATGATGAGAAGATGCCCCAGAGAATTGTCTGCCCTCAGCTCCAAAGCTGTCGAGATAACAATTTTGATTGCAATTTTTCAGGGATTCCCCTAACTTCCAGTTCCTGATTTACAGCCATTTCTGCGAGGTTCATTGTATCCTCTGTAGTGACTCTGACAGACTTATGGGATTGTGCAGTACAGAGACAGCCCATGTGGCCCTCCATACTGTCGAACAAGAGCCCCCCTGTATCAGTCCAGTTTATCAGCACTTGCTCCATAACCTTCTACACTGCAACGCTTCAAGTGCTGTTCCAGTTACTTGTTCACTTGTGTGAGTGTTCTTGCATCCACCACATTCTCAGGCACCATGTCCCACATTGCAACCACGTTCTGAGTGTAATACAACCCTCTAATTCTCGCCTTCCTTACCTGGCATTGATTCCCACTCACTCTGCTCTCAACAATTTACCACCATTGCCCCTCAGACTCACTTTGCACAGAATCACTGCTGACTTTCTCAAtaaatttctattttattttatctcACCAGAAATGCTTACTCTTTACATGATTCTGACTGACTGCATCTCTCGCCTCTTACTTTGCTCTTTATCTCTTTCATTAAATTATCTCTGATCTTTTTCATTGCTCTGCCTTGGaaacaatttattttgttcaagTTTCTGTCTTGAGAAAACAGTTTCTATTTCACTTCCCCAGTTGCACATTTGACACCAAAATGTCTCCGGAAACCGGGAAGCACTATGAGAGTCATCTTTTTTAACTTCTCCAGCGCTTAACACCATCTGGCCTGCATTGCTAggcagcaaactgacgaagatgcgggtggatgcaccATTGGTGtcttggatcaccaactacctgactggacgaccacaatgtcaggcaacagaactgtgtctcggacatggtagtgagcaacacgggggccccacaggggacggtactctctcccttcctgttcaacaTCAGATATAACtcagactcctgccacctgcagaagtttttggatgactctgcaattgtgggctgcatcattgATGGAAGAGAAGCTGAATGCAGAGGTGTAGTCAAAGACTTTGCTCAGTGGTGTGGGTTGAAATACCTGATGTTGTACCAAACAGTTGTAGTCAGTGCCACCTCcttcgctgttgtgtgctggagcagcagggcaaaggccacAGAAACCATCAGAATTCACAAACTcatctggctccgtcctgggagcGGAAGTGGATTCataggaggtggtcttggaggggaggatgctactCAATGACACATTATGTAACAGTTCCACCATGATGCAGTACAGACCACCACAGGATATCCCTCTTCCCTGAGGTTATCAAACTttgcaactcctcccctttctgacgtggggtagactgactcccctgcccccaccctcaaatctttgcacatccccaaccctttccactcgtcactttaatttcatgtttcatgtttctagtgttttatgactgttggcagtagggtgccgtactttgggctaaattggtttgtcccgtattaaattggtttgtcccgatggggggggggggggggacggtgaTGTAAgcctggacgctgcaggccccgacgttgtaggtccggacagtttaggtccagacaatctaggtttccgacattttagctccaaacACTCTGGACGTCAtcttgtcccgcatttgggagtgagatagttggcatccctacCGACGAcagtattattttttatttagacgagcactaaatttttggaatcaccttaaatctagtcccccagacaccctccagttcaaagccctccaaatCCAAGAGGGGAACccagaaaagagctccctgtgttagttggtactgagactaactaccccaactcagttaaaccttgaccagtctcagatcaatactgctttccaatcaccagttagagtgaaccaaattattaaacaatgcaaagaaatctatttggaatattgggataaagtaactaaaagccaaagcagattagagtgctaccgtgccctcaaaagagattataaattggcagactatctctcaactgttagagacataaagcagagacagaccctcaccatgtgcaggttaagtgaccatcatttggcagttgaaaaaggaagacagaagagatcttggcaaccaagagaaaatagaatatgcggtcactgcttGGCAGATGTGTTTGAAACAGAGGTGCATTTTCTCTTAAAATATAAAAAAAtcgataaaataagaaaaatatattttgaaaaactcagtctggcgaccccagattttaaagaactagacgatatatcaaaactaagaataatcattggcgaaggaaatacggcacatcttggcgcacaatatgtaacagcatgccacaatctgagggacagtgaatgaccaacatgtacacatacactcatacataaattgactctaaggaaattaatatcgacctgctaaacgtgctaccttgctgtactgtttacaactgcaagaaccagtagcaatcgataaaaactataaatgtattgcgtgaataaatatatatatatatatgtacccaTGCATcgtatacttgtttttatattcatgcattttaaatatatatgctatgttctatactttagcaatataatgatgtatcttatcatgccaataaagtattttaaattgaaaaattgaatttaattatttttacaatTATTAATATAATTCAGTTTCTGTCAACTCAATATCAAATatcatgtaccttgtgttttatgactgttggcagatcagtttccctcctgggaaaatTGACTGCCCGCAGCGGCTCTTCTGATTGACAgctcactcttcccctccccccgggcTGCGGCCGCCCCTGTCACGTGATGCGGGAAAACGTCGGCGAGCCATTTGCGCGATGACGCCACAGACATCGTGTAGCGTCACTGACGTCGTTCCCCTGGCAACCGGCCGGTCGCGGCGCGGGGCGGCGGCGAGGCCCACGGAGGGGGAGGGGCCTGGGCCCGGGGGTGGAGCCTGAGGTAAAGGTCTGGACTGAAGTGGGGTcggtctgtacttgctggagttgagaagaatgagaggtgatctcacggATGCTCTTGTGGTTTGCAGACTGGTTTGGAGAGATGGAGAAAGCGGCGATTGTATCAGACGAGCTGGTCCTTGCTCTCTGCCATTCCCGTGTGGATCTGGGGCCTGACTGGTGGAGTCTTGTGGGCCTGACTGCTCCTCCACTGTGGACATCGGGGTCTTCTCTTCCTGCCCGCCGGGCAGTGAACAGTGAGTGTGTTAGTGTCTTACTCCCTGCCTCAGTTTGAGCATTCTCATCCTCGTGTACCAATCCCTCCTTGGTCCTCACACCCTCACTCAGTCTGTCACCTCCTCCACTCCTGTGACCCTCTGAAATCTTTGTTCTCCTCTATCTGTGGCCCCCTTTTCTTGCTCACATTCTTTGGCTTCACAAATTGGAGGCCTcagtgtcacaaaaagctggtgtaactcaacgggaccatcagcgtctctggagagaacgatggGGTGactttcggatcgaggcccttcagttgggaaaaagggaaatgagagatctagAGTATGATGTAGAAAcataaagaacaatggatgaaagatatgcaaaaaagtaacaatgataaaggaaacaggccattgttagctgtttgttgggtgaaaacgagaagctggtgcggcttgggtgagggagggatagagagagagggaatgccggggttagttGAAATTAGCGAAATCAATATacctctgggctgtaagctgctcaagcgaaatatgagatgctattcctccaatttgtgtttggcctcactctgacaatggaggggacctaggacagaaaggtcagtgtcggaaagggaaggagaattaaagtgtttagcaaccgggagatcgggtaagtTCAGGTGGacggagcaaaggtgttcagcgaaacgatcgcacagtctgcatttggtctcgccgatgtatatgagtccgcatcttgaacaacggatacagtagatgaatttggaggaggtgcaattgatcttctacctaacctgaaaggacttttGGGATCCCTGGACATAGTCGAGGAAGGAGGttttgggacaggtgttgcatctcctgtggttgcagggaaggtacctggggagggggtggtttgggtgggaagagatgagttaatcagggagttgcggagagaacggtttctgcggaaggtggaaagtggtggagatgggaagatgtgactagtgttaggATCCCGTTGGAAATGGCGAAAATGTAGGAGCATTATTTGTTGTAtgcggccattcaatgtgatcatggctgatcatgcacaatcagcaccccgttcttgccctctccccataccccctgactccgcaatcattaagagctctatctaactctctcttgaaagcatccatagaattggcctccactgccttctgaggcagagaattccacagatttacaactctgagtgaaaagctttttcctcatctccattctaaatggcttaccccttattctaaaactgtggcccctgattctggactcccccaacattgggaacatgtttcctgccttaataattttatatgtttcaataagaccttcatccttctaaattccagtgtatacaagtccagtcgctccagtctttcaacatacgacagttccgccattcggggaattaactttgtgaacctatgctgcactccctcaatagcaagaatgtccttcctcaaatttggagaccaaacctgcacacagtactccaggtgtggtctcactaaggccctgtacaactgcaggaggacctctttgcttctatgctcaactccttttgttatgaaggccaacattccattggctttcttcactgcctgctgtacctgcgtgcttcctttcagtgactgatgctcgtaagtcttctctacaccctttccagcttgacatctttcctctaacacggtgcacagaactgaacacaatactctatatacggcctcaccaacgtcttatacaactgcaacatgacctcccaaattctacagtctgaagaagggtctcgaccgaagcgtcatccgttccttctctcccgagatattgccaaaccccctgagttactccaacattttgtgtctacgttctatactcaatactctggctgatgaaggcctatgttccaaaagctttttgaccacctgatctacctgcgacttcacCTTCAAGGAACGATGCACCTGCACGACTAGATCTCCATTCTCAATCTGATTTTTctatcccgggcctcctccattgtcagagtgaggcccagcgcaaattgaaggaacagcaccgcatatttcacatgagtagtttacaccccagcaggatgaacattgacttctctaacttctgatagtccctgctttccctctttatcccctccccctttccagttctcccactagtcttcctgaccacattctatctttgtcccaccccctctcctgaaatcagtctgaagaagggtctcgaccagaaaaacgtcacccattcccagacctcccaacccttccggatTTGGTGGAAagattccgctttcttatttcatttccgccactgCGAAGTCACCTCACATTGTTCCGCAAAACCCATACCTCGCCGCTCGTCCTGCCTCTCGCCCCGCCTcatgccgctggcctcgcctcacctcacctCGTCGCTGGCCTCGCCTTGACTTGCCACTGGCCTCGCCTCGTCGCTGGCCTCGCTGCATAGcgcgaggcccgttgatgttgagaggggatggggtgcaggggaggggggagtgggggtcggggtagTGAAGGTGAGGGAAAAGATGGGGTAGGGAGGGCGGGAAAGGGGGTGAGTAGGGCGGAGGCGGGAGTGGGGGGTTGGACGGGAAGCTACCCCAACTcagttaaaccttgaccagtctcagatcaacactgctttccaatcaccagttagagtgaaccaaattattaaacaatgcaaagaaatctatttggaatattgggataaagtaactaaaagccaaagcagactagagtgctaccgtgccctcaaaagagattataaattggcagactatctctcaactgttagagacataaagcagagacagaccctcaccaagtacaggttaagtgaccatcatttggcagttgaaaaaggaagacagaagagatcttggcaaccaagagaaaatagaatatgcggtcactgcttgacagatgtgtttgaaacagaggtgcattttctcttaaaatgtaaaaaatcgataaaataagaaaaatatattttgaaaaactcagtctggcgaccccagattttaaagaactagacgatatatcaaaactaagaataatcattggcgaaggaaatacggcacatcttggcgcacaataggCAACATCATGCCACAACCTGagggacagtgaatgaccaacatgcacacatacactcatacataaattgactctaaggaaattaatatcgacctgctaaacgtgctaccttgctgtactgtttacaactgcaagaaccagtagcaatcgataaaaactataaatgtattgcgtgaataaatatatatatatatatatatatatatatatatgtctatatATGTACCCATGCATcgtatacttgtttttatattcatgcattttaaatatatatgctatgttctatactttagcaatataatgatgtatcttatcatgccaataaagtattttaaattgaaaaattgaatttaatgatttttacaatctatctatctatctatctatctatctatctatctatatactactaaaactctgcggtccaacattccgtatgtatggatgtatatgtgtatgtacgcaaagattccgaagagtttctgtccataacttacaaaccctactcctccctgacggtacaccaaagcgctacgatttttgtaccgccatattcaccattaacatgggcaactattgtaagtactttcgttcaaattgaagctacctttttaaagctagagagatattaaagtttaattttcatttctaacccttttcttgaaggggcttcagcgcgtgatgtcacaatggcacccgtgcaccaatgagagatcagctcggttttaaatttacatcttcagcttgtgacgtcacaatgcttgtgtgagatggtttgcaacattgttgcgaaaggcaactgccagttttttaaagttgtgcaagtcacttaacatacacagatcagcatggggc
It encodes:
- the LOC144609512 gene encoding uncharacterized protein LOC144609512, yielding MSPPRPLAAFKLLCAAATRFISNSVLSVRESLCRVADMTETAAAEAALQAVPAAKTKSPKKKKAAARSKAAGPNLGGRIDKLVADCHDRHGLSLVAIKKGLGAEGVDLMKSRRLILLCIRKRVANGVLVQNKGSFKTGKGEAAVKPIKKAKVPAAKTSKSKKPTAKKTPIKKSLAKTTTKKPTVKKSPAKKVGAKKPEAKKTAAKKVSPKKVSPKKPKKVAVKKAAKKPVKRPVKPKSAKPKKAAIKK